One window from the genome of Streptomyces sp. NBC_00287 encodes:
- the glnA gene encoding type I glutamate--ammonia ligase, translated as MDKQQEFVLRTLEERDIRFVRLWFTDVLGFLKSVAVAPAELEQAFDEGIGFDGSAIEGFARVYESDMIAKPDPSTFQVLPWRAETPGTARMFCDILMPDGSPSFADPRYVLKRALARTSDLGFTFYTHPEIEFFLLKDRPLDGSRPTPADNSGYFDHTPTNVGMDFRRQAITMLESMGISVEFSHHEGAPGQQEIDLRYADALSTADNIMTFRLVMKQVALEQGVQATFMPKPFSEHPGSGMHTHLSLFEGDRNAFYESGSEYQLSKVGRSFIAGLLKHAAEISAVTNQWVNSYKRIWGGSERTAGAGGEAPSYICWGHNNRSALVRVPMYKPGKTGSARVEVRSLDSGANPYLAYAVLLAAGLKGIEEGYELPPGAEDDVWALSNAERRAMGIEPLPQNLGEALTLMENSDLVAETLGEHVFDFFLRNKRQEWEEYRSEVTAFELRKNLPVL; from the coding sequence ATGGACAAGCAGCAGGAGTTCGTGCTCCGTACGTTGGAGGAGCGCGACATCCGGTTCGTACGCCTGTGGTTCACGGACGTGCTGGGCTTCCTCAAGTCCGTCGCCGTGGCCCCGGCCGAGCTCGAGCAGGCCTTCGACGAGGGCATCGGCTTCGACGGCTCGGCCATCGAGGGCTTCGCCCGGGTCTACGAGTCCGACATGATCGCCAAGCCGGACCCCTCCACCTTCCAGGTCCTGCCCTGGCGCGCGGAGACCCCCGGCACCGCCCGGATGTTCTGCGACATCCTCATGCCGGACGGCTCCCCGTCCTTCGCGGACCCGCGCTACGTCCTCAAGCGCGCCCTGGCCCGCACCTCCGACCTGGGCTTCACCTTCTACACCCACCCCGAGATCGAGTTCTTCCTGCTGAAGGACCGCCCCCTCGACGGCTCCCGCCCCACCCCGGCCGACAACTCGGGCTACTTCGACCACACCCCGACCAATGTCGGCATGGACTTCCGCCGCCAGGCGATCACCATGCTGGAGTCGATGGGCATCTCGGTGGAGTTCTCCCACCACGAGGGCGCCCCGGGCCAGCAGGAGATCGACCTGCGCTACGCCGACGCGCTGTCGACCGCCGACAACATCATGACGTTCCGCCTGGTCATGAAGCAGGTGGCGCTGGAGCAGGGCGTACAGGCGACGTTCATGCCGAAGCCGTTCAGCGAGCACCCGGGCTCCGGCATGCACACCCACCTCTCCCTGTTCGAGGGCGACCGGAACGCCTTCTACGAGTCCGGCTCCGAGTACCAGCTCTCCAAGGTCGGCCGCTCCTTCATCGCGGGCCTGCTGAAGCACGCCGCGGAGATCTCCGCCGTCACCAACCAGTGGGTCAACTCCTACAAGCGCATCTGGGGCGGCTCCGAGCGCACGGCGGGCGCGGGCGGCGAGGCCCCCTCGTACATCTGCTGGGGCCACAACAACCGCAGCGCGCTCGTCCGAGTCCCGATGTACAAGCCCGGCAAGACCGGCTCGGCCCGCGTCGAGGTCCGCTCCCTGGACTCCGGCGCCAACCCGTACCTGGCGTACGCGGTACTGCTGGCCGCCGGCCTCAAGGGCATCGAGGAGGGCTACGAGCTGCCTCCGGGCGCCGAGGACGACGTCTGGGCCCTCTCCAACGCCGAGCGCCGCGCGATGGGCATCGAGCCCCTCCCGCAGAACCTCGGCGAGGCCCTGACCCTCATGGAGAACAGCGACCTGGTCGCCGAGACGCTCGGTGAGCACGTTTTCGACTTCTTCCTGCGCAATAAGCGCCAGGAATGGGAGGAGTACCGCAGCGAGGTCACGGCGTTCGAGCTGCGGAAGAATTTGCCGGTGCTGTAG
- a CDS encoding DUF3105 domain-containing protein — protein MGSAKKSNSAARKARIEEMRRAEQSRERRNRILTIGASVVVVAALVVGGVVLVQSQSDDSDSVDAKTTGSLVAGADGVSTWKGGKLTQTHVEKKVDYPVEPPVGGDHNPVWQNCNGDVYTEAVANENAVHSLEHGAVWVTYTSKASKADVEALAKKVKATPYTLMSPYEDQKAPIMLSAWGAQRTVTSASDPNLGKFFEKYVQGEQTPEPGAACTGGKAQ, from the coding sequence ATGGGATCCGCCAAGAAGAGCAACTCCGCGGCGCGCAAGGCCCGCATAGAAGAGATGCGGCGCGCCGAGCAGTCTCGTGAGCGCCGCAATCGGATCCTCACGATCGGCGCCAGTGTGGTGGTGGTCGCCGCCCTGGTCGTCGGTGGCGTGGTTCTCGTGCAGTCGCAGTCCGACGACAGCGACTCGGTCGACGCCAAGACCACCGGCTCCCTGGTGGCCGGCGCCGACGGTGTGAGCACCTGGAAGGGCGGCAAGCTGACCCAGACCCACGTCGAGAAGAAGGTGGACTACCCGGTCGAGCCTCCGGTCGGCGGCGACCACAACCCGGTCTGGCAGAACTGCAACGGCGACGTCTACACCGAGGCCGTCGCGAACGAGAACGCCGTGCACTCCCTGGAGCACGGCGCGGTCTGGGTGACGTACACCAGCAAGGCCTCGAAGGCCGACGTCGAGGCGCTCGCCAAGAAGGTGAAGGCGACGCCGTACACGCTGATGAGCCCGTACGAGGACCAGAAGGCACCGATCATGCTCTCGGCGTGGGGTGCGCAGCGCACGGTGACGAGCGCAAGCGACCCGAACCTCGGCAAGTTCTTCGAGAAGTACGTCCAGGGCGAGCAGACGCCGGAGCCGGGCGCCGCGTGCACGGGCGGTAAGGCGCAGTGA
- a CDS encoding DUF305 domain-containing protein, with translation MKHVGWIAGTAAAVLVAAGAITYAVAEDGGSGATPTADSADAGFARDMAVHHQQAVEMSYIVRDRTDDTEVRRLAYDIAQTQANQRGMLLGWLDLWELPKVSSDPPMTWMDMGSMASGEDGALMPGMATNTEMKKLESLNGKQAEIFFLQLMTDHHKGGIHMAEACVKRCEVKVEKRLSQTMVNGQESEIQLMAGMLKDRGAKARP, from the coding sequence ATGAAGCACGTCGGCTGGATCGCGGGGACCGCGGCGGCGGTGCTCGTCGCGGCCGGCGCGATCACGTACGCCGTGGCCGAGGACGGGGGGTCCGGCGCGACCCCCACCGCCGACTCCGCGGACGCCGGTTTCGCGCGGGACATGGCGGTGCACCACCAGCAGGCCGTGGAGATGTCGTACATCGTGCGCGACCGCACGGACGACACCGAGGTGCGGCGCCTGGCGTACGACATCGCGCAGACGCAGGCCAACCAGCGCGGGATGCTGCTGGGCTGGCTCGACCTGTGGGAGCTGCCGAAGGTGTCGTCGGATCCGCCGATGACCTGGATGGACATGGGCTCCATGGCCTCCGGCGAGGACGGCGCGCTGATGCCGGGCATGGCGACGAACACCGAGATGAAGAAGCTGGAGAGCCTGAACGGCAAGCAGGCCGAGATCTTCTTCCTGCAGCTCATGACCGACCACCACAAGGGCGGCATCCACATGGCCGAGGCCTGTGTGAAGCGGTGCGAGGTGAAGGTGGAGAAGCGGCTCTCGCAGACCATGGTCAATGGTCAGGAGTCGGAGATCCAGTTGATGGCGGGGATGCTGAAGGACCGGGGCGCGAAGGCCCGGCCGTAA
- a CDS encoding NAD+ synthase: MPQLRLALNQIDSRVGDLVANTETIVRWTRHSAEQGAHLVAFPEMALTGYPVEDLALRSSFVEASRAALRTLAARLAEEGFGELPVIVGYLDRSDTAQPKYGQPAGAPRNAGAVLHRGEVVLTYAKHHLPNYGVFDEFRYFVPGDTMPVVRVHGVDVALAICEDLWQDGGRVPAARSAGAGLLVSINASPYERNKDDTRLELVRKRAQEAGCTTAYLAMIGGQDELVFDGDSIVVDASGEVIARAPQFAEGCVVLDLDLPAASADAPTGVVDDGLRIDRVILSEDPLPAYSSELAGGYADRLDDDEEVYSALVVGLRAYVAKNGFKSVLIGLSGGIDSALVAAIACDAVGAQNVYGVSMPSKYSSDHSKDDAAELARRTGLNFRTVSIAPMFDAYMSSTELTGLAEENLQSRLRGTLLMAISNQEGHIVLAPGNKSELAVGYSTLYGDSVGAYGPIKDVYKTSIFRLAEWRNRAAAERGQTPPIPENSITKPPSAELRPGQVDTDSLPDYPVLDAILERYVDRDEGADVIVAAGFDPALVTKTLRMVDTAEYKRRQYPPGTKISAKGFGKDRRLPITNGWRETA; encoded by the coding sequence GTGCCTCAACTTCGCCTCGCCCTGAACCAGATCGACTCGCGCGTCGGTGACCTCGTCGCCAACACCGAGACGATCGTCCGCTGGACCCGGCACTCCGCCGAGCAGGGAGCGCATCTCGTGGCGTTCCCGGAGATGGCGCTGACCGGGTATCCCGTCGAGGACCTGGCCCTGAGGTCCTCCTTCGTGGAGGCGTCCCGCGCGGCCCTGCGCACGCTGGCCGCCCGGCTCGCCGAGGAGGGCTTCGGGGAGCTGCCGGTCATCGTCGGCTACCTCGACCGCTCCGATACGGCACAGCCGAAGTACGGCCAGCCGGCCGGCGCCCCGCGCAACGCGGGGGCCGTGCTGCACCGCGGCGAGGTGGTGCTGACGTACGCCAAGCACCACCTCCCCAACTACGGCGTCTTCGACGAGTTCCGCTACTTCGTGCCCGGCGACACTATGCCGGTGGTGCGGGTGCACGGCGTGGACGTGGCCCTCGCCATCTGCGAGGACCTGTGGCAGGACGGCGGCCGGGTGCCGGCGGCGCGCTCTGCCGGGGCCGGGCTGCTGGTCTCGATCAACGCCTCGCCGTACGAGCGCAACAAGGACGACACCCGCCTCGAACTGGTCCGCAAGCGCGCCCAGGAGGCGGGCTGCACCACCGCCTACCTCGCCATGATCGGCGGCCAGGACGAGCTGGTCTTCGACGGCGACTCGATCGTGGTCGACGCGAGCGGTGAGGTGATCGCGCGGGCGCCGCAGTTCGCGGAGGGCTGTGTGGTCCTGGACCTCGACCTGCCGGCGGCTTCCGCGGATGCCCCGACGGGAGTGGTGGACGACGGTCTGCGCATCGACCGCGTGATCCTGTCCGAGGACCCGCTCCCCGCCTACTCGTCGGAGCTGGCGGGCGGTTACGCCGATCGCCTGGACGACGACGAGGAGGTGTACTCGGCGCTGGTCGTGGGCCTGCGGGCGTATGTCGCCAAGAACGGCTTCAAGTCGGTCCTGATCGGCCTGTCCGGGGGCATCGACTCGGCGCTGGTGGCGGCCATCGCGTGCGATGCGGTGGGCGCGCAGAACGTGTACGGCGTCTCGATGCCGTCCAAGTACTCCTCGGACCATTCGAAGGACGACGCGGCGGAGTTGGCGCGCCGGACGGGCCTCAACTTCCGTACGGTGTCCATCGCCCCGATGTTCGACGCGTACATGTCGTCGACGGAGCTGACAGGCCTGGCGGAGGAGAACCTCCAGTCCCGCCTGCGCGGCACGCTCCTGATGGCCATCTCCAATCAGGAGGGCCACATCGTCCTCGCCCCCGGCAACAAGTCGGAGCTGGCGGTGGGCTATTCGACGCTGTACGGCGACTCGGTGGGCGCGTACGGCCCGATCAAGGACGTCTACAAGACGTCGATCTTCCGCCTCGCGGAGTGGCGCAACCGCGCGGCGGCGGAACGCGGCCAGACCCCGCCGATCCCCGAGAACTCGATCACGAAACCCCCGAGCGCGGAACTCCGCCCCGGCCAGGTCGACACGGACTCCCTCCCCGACTACCCGGTCCTGGACGCGATCCTGGAACGCTACGTCGACCGCGACGAGGGCGCCGACGTCATCGTGGCAGCGGGCTTCGACCCGGCCCTGGTCACCAAGACCCTCCGGATGGTCGACACGGCGGAGTACAAGCGCCGCCAGTACCCGCCGGGGACGAAGATCTCGGCGAAGGGGTTCGGGAAGGACCGGCGGTTGCCCATCACGAATGGGTGGCGGGAGACGGCGTAG
- a CDS encoding nucleotidyl transferase AbiEii/AbiGii toxin family protein, whose amino-acid sequence MQALLAAAALDLNDHLMFVPTRLTSHGDEARGANQAFDVRLGTRKSESIRVDLVVGRTPTAAPQVTRLAPAVPMPWPTDWPEVRLYPVVDHLADKICAMYEWRGTIPSSRFRDLADLLLISQREVVDAGQAQHALRTEATRRAQSEVNLALPHAFEMPHDSWRTGYPRAARDVAGLDGCATWGTAEAAARTFLTPLLGTDFTGTWDPSHGRWHVAG is encoded by the coding sequence GTGCAGGCCCTGCTTGCCGCGGCTGCACTGGACCTCAACGACCATCTCATGTTCGTCCCCACCCGCCTTACTTCGCACGGTGACGAGGCCCGCGGTGCAAACCAGGCCTTTGACGTGCGGCTGGGAACTCGCAAATCCGAGAGTATCCGCGTAGACCTGGTGGTCGGCCGGACCCCCACCGCCGCGCCCCAGGTGACCCGGCTCGCCCCTGCTGTCCCGATGCCCTGGCCAACTGACTGGCCGGAGGTTCGCCTGTATCCCGTGGTCGATCACCTGGCCGACAAGATCTGTGCCATGTACGAGTGGCGAGGCACTATTCCCTCCAGCCGCTTCCGTGACCTGGCTGACCTCCTGCTGATCAGTCAGCGCGAGGTGGTGGACGCCGGGCAGGCCCAGCACGCGCTGCGCACGGAGGCCACTCGGCGGGCACAGAGCGAAGTCAACCTCGCGCTGCCACACGCATTTGAGATGCCGCACGACTCCTGGAGAACGGGCTACCCTCGGGCCGCCCGTGACGTAGCGGGCCTGGACGGCTGCGCGACCTGGGGGACTGCCGAGGCCGCCGCTCGCACGTTTCTCACGCCTCTGCTGGGGACCGACTTCACGGGTACCTGGGATCCGTCTCACGGCCGATGGCATGTCGCCGGCTGA
- a CDS encoding type IV toxin-antitoxin system AbiEi family antitoxin domain-containing protein gives MLGERASDQWGLVTAAQAKLDGLQGVQLLRLERSGLLENVGRGVYRVAAAVPPEHLEIKVAWLRLDPNTPAWQRSIGDPRSGVVSHASACELHGLGDLPADRVELSVPVRRTTRDEGVLLHRLPVDTEDITVVDGLPVTTAERTITDLLGSRADGAHVGTVIADADLKVLIDIDRLSARVTPFLRAYGLPATASGEDLLASLCDQAGRTLRRQETEQAVAVGFASAVTALETLAAQPNAVEQALKSMSRQQFALPSLGALQAGGLEQVLKNAAVQQAAWHSALAWPNALQQLLNAASAQQSALESLAVRPSALKRALEQMAAGQSALRSPAARPSALGQAFADYQQKAHKTLEEND, from the coding sequence ATGCTGGGGGAGCGGGCTTCTGACCAGTGGGGTCTGGTGACCGCTGCCCAGGCGAAGCTGGATGGCCTGCAAGGGGTTCAGCTGCTACGGCTGGAGCGGTCCGGGCTGCTGGAGAACGTCGGGCGTGGGGTCTACCGGGTCGCCGCAGCAGTTCCGCCGGAACACCTGGAGATCAAAGTTGCCTGGCTGCGGCTGGACCCGAACACACCGGCCTGGCAGCGGAGCATCGGGGACCCGCGCTCGGGAGTCGTCTCCCATGCCTCCGCCTGCGAGCTGCACGGCCTCGGCGACCTTCCCGCCGACAGAGTAGAGCTGAGCGTCCCGGTGCGGCGCACCACCCGAGACGAGGGTGTACTGCTCCACCGGCTGCCGGTGGACACCGAGGACATCACGGTCGTCGACGGCCTGCCGGTCACGACAGCAGAGCGCACGATCACTGACCTGCTGGGTTCCCGAGCCGATGGGGCACACGTCGGCACGGTGATCGCCGACGCAGACCTCAAGGTTCTCATCGACATCGACCGCCTGTCCGCCCGAGTCACCCCCTTCCTGCGCGCCTACGGGCTTCCCGCCACTGCCTCCGGCGAGGACCTGCTGGCATCCCTCTGCGATCAGGCGGGCCGCACCCTGCGCCGCCAGGAGACCGAGCAGGCAGTCGCGGTGGGCTTCGCCTCGGCCGTCACCGCTCTCGAGACCCTCGCTGCCCAGCCGAACGCCGTGGAACAGGCACTGAAGAGCATGAGCAGGCAGCAATTTGCCCTGCCGTCGCTGGGAGCCCTGCAGGCGGGTGGACTGGAGCAGGTACTGAAGAACGCGGCGGTGCAGCAGGCAGCCTGGCATTCGGCACTTGCCTGGCCGAACGCGCTGCAGCAACTCCTGAATGCCGCGTCCGCACAGCAGTCTGCGCTGGAATCACTCGCCGTCCGGCCCAGTGCGCTGAAGCGTGCACTGGAGCAGATGGCGGCCGGACAGTCTGCCCTGCGTTCGCCGGCCGCGCGGCCGAGTGCGCTGGGGCAGGCATTTGCCGACTACCAGCAGAAGGCCCACAAAACGCTGGAGGAAAACGACTGA
- a CDS encoding MFS transporter, which produces MPLALLALAVGAFGIGTTEFVMMGLLPDVAADLGISIPSAGHLVSAYALGVVIGAPLLAAVTARMSRRKVLIGLMVLFVVGNALSALAPDNGWLLAARFLSGLPHGAFFGVGAVVATTLVAPERKARSVSLMFLGLTVANIAGVPVATLMGQHLGWRATFLGVSAIGLAAIVSLSLLIPRDDASPSVSGLRGELAALKSLPVWLALGTTVAGFGALFAAYSYITPMLTDAAGYADASVTLLLALFGVGATAGNLLGGRLADHAMRATLFGGLASLALVLGLFPLLMSTAWSAAVAVVLLGMAAFVTGSPLQLMVMEKASAGPSLASSANQAAFNLANAGGAWIGGLALAAGFGVTSPAVAGGALAVLGLGVAGVAYAVDRRGVQGVGRERVVAGRVPQGAEAVRS; this is translated from the coding sequence ATGCCCCTGGCCCTGCTCGCTCTGGCCGTTGGCGCTTTTGGTATTGGCACCACCGAGTTCGTGATGATGGGCCTGCTGCCCGACGTCGCGGCCGACCTCGGCATCTCCATCCCGAGCGCCGGCCACCTCGTCTCGGCGTACGCCCTCGGCGTCGTCATCGGCGCCCCGCTCCTCGCGGCCGTCACCGCCCGTATGTCCCGCCGCAAGGTCCTGATCGGCCTGATGGTCCTGTTCGTGGTCGGCAACGCGCTCTCTGCCCTCGCCCCCGACAACGGCTGGCTGCTCGCCGCCCGCTTCCTGAGCGGTCTGCCGCACGGCGCCTTCTTCGGCGTGGGCGCGGTGGTCGCCACGACCCTGGTGGCGCCGGAGCGCAAGGCCCGCTCGGTGTCCCTGATGTTCCTGGGCCTGACGGTCGCGAACATCGCGGGTGTGCCGGTGGCCACGCTGATGGGCCAGCACCTGGGCTGGCGGGCGACGTTCCTGGGCGTGAGTGCGATCGGGCTGGCCGCGATCGTGTCCCTGTCGCTCCTGATCCCGCGCGACGACGCGAGTCCGTCTGTCTCCGGTCTGCGCGGCGAACTGGCGGCGCTGAAGTCGCTGCCCGTCTGGCTGGCCCTCGGTACGACGGTGGCGGGCTTCGGGGCGCTCTTCGCGGCGTACAGCTACATCACCCCGATGCTGACGGACGCGGCCGGGTACGCCGACGCGAGCGTGACGCTCCTGCTCGCGCTGTTCGGCGTGGGCGCGACGGCCGGGAACCTGCTGGGCGGACGCCTGGCGGACCACGCGATGCGCGCGACGCTGTTCGGGGGGTTGGCGTCGCTGGCGCTGGTCCTGGGTCTCTTCCCCCTGCTGATGTCCACGGCGTGGAGCGCGGCGGTGGCGGTAGTGCTGCTGGGGATGGCGGCGTTCGTGACCGGTTCCCCGCTTCAGCTGATGGTCATGGAGAAGGCGTCGGCGGGGCCGTCGCTGGCGTCCTCCGCCAATCAGGCCGCGTTCAATCTGGCGAATGCCGGGGGTGCGTGGATCGGGGGGCTCGCACTGGCTGCGGGGTTCGGGGTTACTTCTCCGGCGGTTGCGGGAGGGGCGCTGGCGGTGCTGGGTCTTGGCGTGGCCGGGGTGGCGTATGCCGTGGATCGGCGCGGGGTGCAGGGGGTTGGGCGGGAACGGGTGGTTGCGGGGCGTGTGCCGCAGGGGGCGGAGGCGGTGCGGTCCTGA
- a CDS encoding endonuclease/exonuclease/phosphatase family protein, producing MAQQAYMTETDSGGSGPERRGNRFRRLLERLVAGWRGDPRIWRRGIVTAAVAVLLALVMLLHSRIPNAIGNLGSLIETFLPWIGLFVPLLVLIALVRKSATALIAVVLPAVVWLNLFGGLLSDKTSAGGDLTIATHNVNADNPDPSGTARDVAASGADVLALEELTATAVPVYEKALASTYKYHSVQGTVGLWSKYPLSGVRAVDIKLGWTRAMRAAVTTPAGEIAVYVAHLPSVRVKMEAGFTARQRDKSADALGEAIADEKLPRSVLLGDLNGTMNDRALNAVTSQMRSTQGAAGSGFGFSWPASFPMARIDQILVQGIEPVTSWTLPETGSDHLPVAARVKVDTTAS from the coding sequence ATGGCGCAGCAGGCGTACATGACGGAGACGGACAGCGGCGGCTCGGGACCCGAGCGCCGGGGAAACCGGTTCCGGCGTCTGCTGGAGCGGCTCGTCGCCGGCTGGCGCGGTGACCCGCGGATCTGGCGCCGGGGCATCGTCACCGCCGCCGTCGCGGTGCTGCTCGCCCTCGTCATGCTGCTGCACTCGCGCATCCCGAACGCCATCGGCAACCTCGGCAGCCTCATCGAGACCTTCCTGCCCTGGATCGGCCTCTTCGTCCCGCTGCTGGTGCTGATCGCCCTGGTGCGCAAGTCCGCGACCGCGCTGATCGCGGTGGTGCTGCCCGCGGTCGTGTGGCTGAACCTCTTCGGCGGCCTGCTCTCCGACAAGACGTCCGCCGGCGGCGACCTCACGATCGCCACGCACAACGTCAACGCCGACAACCCCGACCCGTCGGGCACCGCCCGCGACGTGGCCGCCTCGGGCGCGGACGTCCTGGCCCTGGAGGAGCTGACCGCGACGGCGGTGCCGGTGTACGAGAAGGCGCTGGCGTCGACGTACAAGTACCACTCGGTGCAGGGCACGGTGGGGCTGTGGAGCAAGTACCCGCTGAGCGGTGTGCGGGCCGTCGACATCAAGCTTGGCTGGACGCGGGCCATGCGCGCCGCGGTGACCACGCCGGCCGGTGAGATCGCGGTGTACGTCGCCCACCTGCCGTCGGTGCGCGTGAAGATGGAGGCCGGGTTCACCGCCCGCCAGCGCGACAAGAGCGCCGACGCCCTGGGCGAGGCCATCGCCGACGAGAAGCTGCCCCGCAGCGTGCTGCTCGGCGACCTCAACGGCACGATGAACGACCGCGCGCTGAACGCCGTCACCTCCCAGATGCGCTCCACGCAGGGCGCGGCGGGCAGCGGCTTCGGGTTCAGCTGGCCGGCGTCGTTCCCGATGGCGCGGATCGACCAGATCCTGGTGCAGGGCATCGAGCCGGTCACCTCGTGGACGCTGCCGGAGACCGGGAGCGACCATCTTCCGGTGGCCGCGCGTGTGAAGGTGGACACAACCGCCTCGTAA
- a CDS encoding TetR/AcrR family transcriptional regulator, with protein sequence MNLADSQTGPVRGRPRSEAVERAIIEGVMRLLEEGVPLAELSIERIARTAGVGKAAIYRRWSGKEELFVDVVRAAEPPDAELPGTSMRDDLVVLLESLRRRGLVSRSSAILHNVHVQMKSSPKIWAAYHNLVVAPRRRLGVEVLRRGQRNGELREDVDVELLNDLFVGPMLLRSVMRPDADLPDGLSEQIVDTLLEGLRPVSSPPVSSPSM encoded by the coding sequence GTGAACCTCGCTGACAGTCAGACCGGCCCCGTGCGGGGCCGCCCCCGGAGCGAGGCCGTGGAGCGCGCCATCATCGAGGGCGTGATGAGGCTGCTGGAGGAGGGCGTGCCGCTCGCGGAGCTCTCCATCGAGCGGATCGCCCGTACCGCCGGCGTCGGCAAGGCCGCCATCTACCGCCGCTGGAGCGGCAAGGAGGAGTTGTTCGTCGACGTCGTACGCGCCGCCGAACCCCCCGACGCCGAACTGCCCGGCACCTCCATGCGCGACGACCTCGTCGTCCTGCTGGAGTCGCTGCGCCGCCGCGGCCTGGTCAGCCGCTCCTCGGCGATCCTGCACAACGTCCACGTCCAGATGAAGAGCAGCCCCAAGATCTGGGCGGCGTACCACAACCTCGTGGTCGCCCCCCGGCGGCGGCTCGGCGTCGAAGTGCTGCGCCGCGGCCAGCGCAACGGCGAACTCCGCGAGGACGTCGACGTAGAACTGCTCAACGACCTGTTCGTGGGCCCGATGCTGCTGCGTTCAGTGATGCGGCCGGACGCCGACCTGCCTGACGGACTGTCCGAGCAGATCGTCGACACCCTGCTCGAAGGACTACGGCCCGTCAGCTCACCGCCCGTCAGTTCGCCCTCCATGTAG
- a CDS encoding MFS transporter translates to MTTSAPPVPRIPEAVHRRRWAILGVLMLSLLIVVLDNSILNVAVKTISTPAPTGLGATQSELEWAINSYTLVFAGLLFSAGLLGDRLGRKRVLLGGLVVFGAGSALAAFAGSPGELIGFRAVMGLGAAFVMPATLAVLMNVFEREEQPKAIGIWAGGVGLAIAIGPITGGVLLDHFWWGSVFLVNVPIVLLALALMIWLVPDSRDPNPGRIDPIGVALSVVGLVLLVYGIIRGGELADFTDVTVLGTIAAGLAVLVAFVVFEKRSDHPSIDVGYFRDKVFSAAIAAIALVFFALMGVTFFSVFYTQSVRGYSPLETGLLLLPLAAAQLVFAPRARLLVDRFGNRATTTAGMALIAAMLAAFATLDADTPIWILEAIFFLMGTGMAHIMTPVSVVIMQALPREKAGSASALSNTFRQVGGALGIAVLGSVLSTSYRSSIEGDLGAVPAQLRHTAGESIESTLAVAAKLGPEGKPLVAQANDSFLHAMHVTALGGAAVAVIGAVVVALFLPGRTQDPSQAGRAQDPS, encoded by the coding sequence ATGACTACTTCCGCTCCTCCCGTACCCCGGATACCGGAAGCGGTGCATCGCCGCCGCTGGGCCATCCTCGGCGTGCTCATGCTGAGTCTGCTGATCGTGGTGCTGGACAACTCGATCCTGAACGTCGCCGTCAAGACCATCTCGACCCCCGCCCCGACCGGCCTCGGCGCCACCCAGAGCGAGCTTGAGTGGGCGATCAACTCCTACACCCTCGTCTTCGCGGGACTGCTGTTCAGCGCGGGGCTGCTGGGCGACCGGCTCGGGCGCAAGAGGGTCCTGCTCGGCGGCCTCGTCGTCTTCGGTGCCGGCTCCGCGCTCGCCGCCTTCGCCGGATCGCCGGGCGAGCTCATCGGCTTCCGCGCGGTGATGGGCCTCGGCGCCGCCTTCGTCATGCCGGCCACCCTTGCCGTCCTCATGAACGTCTTCGAGCGCGAGGAGCAGCCCAAGGCCATCGGCATCTGGGCGGGCGGCGTCGGCCTCGCCATCGCCATCGGCCCGATCACCGGCGGTGTCCTGCTCGACCACTTCTGGTGGGGCTCGGTCTTCCTCGTCAACGTCCCCATCGTGCTGCTCGCGCTCGCGCTGATGATCTGGCTGGTCCCCGACTCCCGCGACCCGAACCCCGGCCGCATCGACCCCATCGGCGTCGCCCTGTCCGTCGTCGGCCTGGTCCTCCTCGTCTACGGCATCATCCGCGGCGGCGAGCTGGCCGACTTCACGGACGTCACCGTGCTGGGGACGATCGCCGCCGGTCTCGCCGTACTCGTCGCCTTCGTGGTGTTCGAGAAGCGCAGCGACCATCCGTCCATCGATGTCGGCTACTTCCGCGACAAGGTCTTCTCGGCCGCGATCGCCGCCATCGCGCTGGTCTTCTTCGCGCTGATGGGCGTGACCTTCTTCTCCGTCTTCTACACCCAGAGCGTGCGCGGCTACTCGCCCCTGGAGACCGGTCTGCTGTTGCTGCCGCTCGCCGCCGCACAGCTCGTCTTCGCGCCGCGCGCCCGGCTGCTGGTGGACCGCTTCGGCAACCGGGCCACCACGACCGCCGGAATGGCGCTGATCGCGGCGATGCTGGCCGCATTCGCCACGCTGGACGCGGACACCCCGATCTGGATCCTCGAGGCGATCTTCTTCCTCATGGGCACCGGCATGGCGCACATCATGACCCCGGTCAGCGTCGTGATCATGCAGGCCCTGCCCCGCGAGAAGGCCGGTTCGGCCTCCGCGCTCAGCAACACCTTCCGCCAGGTCGGCGGCGCCCTCGGCATCGCGGTCCTCGGCTCGGTGCTGTCCACGTCGTACCGCTCGTCGATCGAGGGCGACCTCGGCGCCGTACCCGCGCAGCTACGGCACACGGCGGGCGAGTCCATCGAATCCACGCTGGCCGTGGCGGCGAAGCTCGGGCCCGAGGGGAAGCCACTGGTCGCCCAGGCCAACGACTCCTTCCTGCACGCCATGCATGTCACGGCTCTCGGGGGAGCGGCGGTGGCGGTGATCGGAGCGGTGGTGGTGGCGCTGTTCCTGCCCGGCAGAACCCAGGACCCGTCGCAGGCCGGGAGAGCCCAGGACCCGTCGTAA